TCGAAGATTTACAGTTGAACTTGATTCGAAGCCATGCATCTGGGATTGGCGAACCGTTTTCAGAAACGATTAGTCGCGCAATGCTCTTACTTCGAGCGAATGCTCTCGCAAAAGGGTATTCAGGTGTTCGTCGAGAAACGCTGCAGTTGCTTGTCGACTGCCTAAACGAGGGCGTCCATCCGGTGATTCCGAGCCAAGGCTCTCTTGGGGCAAGCGGCGATCTCGCTCCGCTCGCACACCTGGCCTTAGTGCTGATTGGAGAAGGTGAAGCTGTTTACAAAGGTTGCAACATGTCCGGTCGAGAAGCCTTACGTGCAGCGGGTTTACAGCCAATACGCCTGAAGGCCAAAGAGGGGCTTGCACTCATTAACGGCACACAGGCAATGACAGCCGTTGGCGCTGTGGCCTATATCGATGCGATTCATCTCGCAGGGTTTGCAGACGGGATTGCCGCGCTGACGCTCGAGAGCCTGCAAGGCATTGTCGACGCATTTTTCGCGGAAGCACATGAGGTTCGACCGTACCCGGAACAACAAGAGGTGGCTCGACGGGTGTTGTCTTATGTGGAAGGCAGTCAACTTACCACTCGTCAGGGTGAATTGCGCGTACAGGATGCGTATTCCCTGCGTTGCATTCCTCAGGTTCACGGCGCGGTTTGGCAGGTCTTGAATTATGTCAGAGACAAACTGACCATCGAAATAAATGCCGCCACAGACAATCCTCTCATCTTTGCGGACACTGGGCACGTCATCTCGGGTGGCAATTTTCATGGGCAGCCGATTGCCTTTGCCATGGATTTCTTGGGAATTGCGATGGCGGAAATGGCCAACATCTCTGAACGTCGCATTGAGCGTCTCGTCAATCCGCAGTTGAACGACCTCCCACCTTTTCTCAGTCCGAAGCCCGGTCTTCAGTCGGGTTTGATGATTACTCAGTACGCTGCAG
The Alicyclobacillus curvatus genome window above contains:
- the hutH gene encoding histidine ammonia-lyase; the protein is MAILLDGNSLSIEQIEQVLYHGEGAQIHPLAWERITASRAVVEQNVTEGNVIYGVTTGFGKFSDVVIPPSDVEDLQLNLIRSHASGIGEPFSETISRAMLLLRANALAKGYSGVRRETLQLLVDCLNEGVHPVIPSQGSLGASGDLAPLAHLALVLIGEGEAVYKGCNMSGREALRAAGLQPIRLKAKEGLALINGTQAMTAVGAVAYIDAIHLAGFADGIAALTLESLQGIVDAFFAEAHEVRPYPEQQEVARRVLSYVEGSQLTTRQGELRVQDAYSLRCIPQVHGAVWQVLNYVRDKLTIEINAATDNPLIFADTGHVISGGNFHGQPIAFAMDFLGIAMAEMANISERRIERLVNPQLNDLPPFLSPKPGLQSGLMITQYAAASLVSENKVLAHPASVDSIPSSANQEDHVSMGTIAARHALQIIANSRRVVAIEAICSAQAASIRGIQKLAPKTRDLYEQIRCVVPIIDADRVFSIDIEHMAAFIRSGSTNAFTNTSTNTDTSTNIKMPLNSHL